Proteins encoded together in one Lepisosteus oculatus isolate fLepOcu1 chromosome 2, fLepOcu1.hap2, whole genome shotgun sequence window:
- the paqr8 gene encoding membrane progestin receptor beta, with amino-acid sequence MTSATLERFSILSLSAQQLRRLPQLLERCLPAMPSTVKDFDVPRLFREPYILSGYRPVGQEWRFYFLSLFQQHNEALNVWTHLLAALAVLLRFWAFSESNGLLLDVSSLPLYLYILSVLTYLVCSVLAHLLQSHSELAHYSLYFMDYVGVSVYQYGSALVHYFYSSELAWQETFAPLFLPGAALLGWLSCAGCCYAKYRYQRPYPVKRKICQLIPTGLAYLLDISPIAHRLQTCSWSEPAVCLHALQMVFFLLAAFFFSCPVPERFFPGRCDIVGHAHQIFHLFLSLCTLSQLEAIFTDFLGRRDNLLLRYDRGEILVASASFPFLMCCSLLTAAYLRRNVELRLRKKEN; translated from the coding sequence ATGACAAGTGCCACCCTAGAGCGCTTCAGcatcctctctctcagtgcccaGCAGCTGCGCCGGCTGCCCCAGCTGCTGGAGCGCTGCCTGCCAGCCATGCCTAGTACAGTGAAGGACTTTGATGTGCCCAGGCTGTTCCGCGAGCCATACATCCTCTCAGGATACCGTCCAGTGGGGCAGGAGTGGCGCTTCTACTTCCTCAGCCTATTCCAGCAGCACAACGAAGCCCTCAATGTCTGGACTCACTTGCTGGCAGCTCTGGCTGTGCTCCTGCGCTTCTGGGCCTTCTCTGAGTCCAATGGCCTGTTACTGGAtgtctcctccctccctctctacCTCTACATTCTCTCAGTGCTCACCTACTtggtttgcagtgttttagctCATCTGCTGCAGTCCCACTCTGAGCTTGCACACTATTCTCTTTACTTCATGGACTATGTGGGTGTCAGTGTCTACCAATATGGTAGTGCCCTGGTACACTACTTTTACAGCTCTGAGCTGGCCTGGCAGGAAACCTTTGCTCCCCTCTTTCTTCCAGGGGCTGCTCTTCTGGGCTGGTTGTCCTGTGCCGGCTGCTGTTATGCCAAGTACCGCTACCAGCGCCCTTATCCAGTTAAGCGGAAGATCTGTCAGCTGATCCCCACAGGCTTGGCATACCTGCTTGACATCAGCCCCATTGCTCACCGGCTCCAAACCTGCTCCTGGAGTGAACCAGCTGTGTGCCTCCATGCCTTGCAGATGGTCTTCTTCCTCCTAGctgctttcttcttttcttgccCTGTGCCTGAACGTTTCTTCCCAGGTCGCTGTGACATTGTGGGCCATGCACACCAGATCTTTCACCTGTTCCTCTCACTCTGCACCCTCTCCCAACTGGAGGCCATCTTCACTGACTTTCTGGGACGACGAGATAATCTTCTGCTGAGGTACGATCGTGGAGAGATCCTGGTCGCCTCTGCCTCCTTCCCCTTTCTCATGTGCTGCAGTCTGCTAACTGCAGCGTACTTACGGCGAAATGTTGAGCTCCGGCtgaggaaaaaggagaactGA